AAAAATATCCGTATAACAAAAAAAATTGAATGGTTGTATTTTGTGAACCGATCGGTTCATTGTTTGAGTTTCTTAATTCTGGATACAAAAAAGAACATAGTAATTTGATTCCCTTAAATTCGAAAATCTGAGAGAATTAAGCCGAAATTAAGGTTTCTTTTTTACGGTTTCAAATTAGAATTCTAAATCTATCTCTGCCTTAGGACTGGATTGTCCTTCCTTTTGGCGGACCAGGAGAAGTATGAAAAAACTCATTTCCATTCTTACACTCGTTTTTGCCATTCAATGTGCAAGCGTGCCAACTTCACAACTACCCGTTAAAGAAACAGTCACAGGCAGTCCGGTGGAATATAAATTGGACGGGAAAACATATGAGGGTTACCTCGCCGTTGATTCTTCCCTTACAGGCAAACGACCTGGAATTCTTGTGATCCATGAATGGTGGGGATTAAACGATTATCCAAAACAACGTGCCAAACAGCTGGCCGATTTGGGATATGTTGCTTTTGTAATGGATGTTTATGGAAAAGGTATCATTGCTAAAGACCATGTGGAAGCAGGAAAACTTTCAGGTGCTAATGGGGATCCGAAAGTGATCCTAAAAAAAATCTACAAAGCGCTCGATATTCTAAAATCAAATCCCAATGTTGATGTTAGTAAAATCGGTGCCATCGGATATTGTTTCGGTGGCGGAGGAGTCATAGAACTAGCATTAGATGGTGCAGATTTAAAAGGAGGCGTTGTTTCCTTTCATGGTTTTTTTGGTAGCAAAAATTTGGCAACAGGTGCCAAAAAGATAAAGAGTAAAGTTTTAGTACATCATGGCGCAGACGATCCATTTGTACCTAAATCTTCCGTGGAAACCTTTGTGAAAACCGTAACTGAGGCAAAGGCCCCTGTTACTTTTATATCGCATCCGGGAGCCGTTCATGGATTTACTCGACCAGGATCCGAAAAACAAGGGTTACCTGGTCTTGCATACAACCAAAAAGCTGATTATGCGTCTTTTGATAGTATGAAATCTTTTTTTGCAACAAACTT
This genomic stretch from Leptospira meyeri harbors:
- a CDS encoding dienelactone hydrolase family protein, with amino-acid sequence MKKLISILTLVFAIQCASVPTSQLPVKETVTGSPVEYKLDGKTYEGYLAVDSSLTGKRPGILVIHEWWGLNDYPKQRAKQLADLGYVAFVMDVYGKGIIAKDHVEAGKLSGANGDPKVILKKIYKALDILKSNPNVDVSKIGAIGYCFGGGGVIELALDGADLKGGVVSFHGFFGSKNLATGAKKIKSKVLVHHGADDPFVPKSSVETFVKTVTEAKAPVTFISHPGAVHGFTRPGSEKQGLPGLAYNQKADYASFDSMKSFFATNFK